The Candidatus Deferrimicrobiaceae bacterium genome contains the following window.
CATAGGAAAAGGACGATATGAGGTTTTATCCCGAGGAGAGGAATTTCCGGATGAACACCCAACAATCGGAGACAGGCTCCGGGAAAAGACAAGGGAAACGGATTGCCGCCGCCCTTTGCCTGTTCGTTCTGATCGCGCTCGGAATCTTGTTCTGGGGGAACTATGCCCAGATCATCGAACCTCTCGGCATCGCCGGGGGGGCGATTGTCCTATTGGTCTACCTTTTCGCAAACAGGTATCTGGAGGAGAAACATCACGAGGATGCCCGGCGCGAAAAGGACGCGGAATACGGATCCGGGGGCCCGTAGCGGCCAACCGCGCGAAGCGGACTGCCCGGGGCAGGCGCGTCCCGAAGACGTTCCGCCGTCACGCCGGCGTTCTATTCGATCACCGGATTTTTCTCTCCTGCCGCCCGAAGCGCCGCCGCATCGATGGGAAGATTCAACACGTGCATCTTCCTGTGGCAATTGGGGCATAGCGCGACCGTGTTTCCGGTCGTGTCCTCCCCTCCCCCGGACAGGGAGGTGACGTGGTGCATCTCGAGATACGGAGCTCCTTTGTGGTCCCGGAAGGGGGCCTTCTTTGCGCATAACTCGCATCGTCCATTCGCCCTCCGCCTGACATACTCGGAGACAAAAGGATCCCGATCGTACACCTGGACGCTCATGGTGTGCATCCCGGGTTTCCGGTCCACTTCCCGTGCCTTGCGGATCACCTTCTCGATCGGAAGACGCGCGGCGGCCCTCTCCTGCATTTTCCGTTTCCCGTCCCATACCCACTCGGGGATGGGGGGAGGGGTCTTGCCTCCCTTGAGTCGAAGGGGAAAAACCCAGACCTTTCGAAGACGGCCCGTCCGGTCCCTCTGGTGTTCCGGAATCGGAGGACCCGCCGGTTCGATCTCTCCGATGTAGGTATAGGTCCCTCTCTCGTATCGCGCGAAGAGAAAAGCGGATACCTCATTGACCGGCAGCTCGGAAAGAGCCCTGTTCGGGCCGCGGTGAAGCTCCTGATCGCCGACCAGCCCGATTCCCGCATAGTGGATGATCCCCTCGCGCCAGCGGTTCAGGTAGATCGACTGGGTGGTGTCCCAAATCAGGACGAGGCTGTTCGTCTGCAAGGACCTGCGCAGGCCCCCTTGCGGGCTGCACCGGAAGATCTCCGTCAGTCGTCTGTTGTCGACCGACTCGCCGGGATGGAGATGGGGGAATCGGTCGGGGAAGGAAGACACGGGTCGTTATCCGCGCACCGCTTCCCCGAACTCCCGCAGGAAAGTCATCTCCCCTGAGGAAAGCGGTCCCTTCTCGAGTGCGGCCAGATTCTCCCGCAGCTCGACCACGTTTCGCGGGCCGGACAGCACCACGTCCACATGCGGGTTCGTAAGACAGAATCGGTAGCAGTCGCCGGCCGTGGGCACCGGCCCCTTCCAGCCGCCGGGCGCATGCAGAAGCCGCCGCCAGGCCGTGGCGGTGTAGGCGACCACCGCGGGACGCCGCCTTGCGAGATGCGGGAAGATCTCCTGCTCCGCTCCCGGGTGGGTGGCGTTGTAACGGATCATGAGGAGATCGAGGATCGAGTCCTCGGCGAGTTTGCCCGCCCGCTTCCGGTTGTGAATCGAAACCCCTACCGCGCGGACCTTCCCTTCGTCACGAAGCTTCACGAGCTCCGCCTGCACCGCCCCGGTAAAGGCGGACATCTTGCCGAGCCAGTACAGCTGAAAAACGTCGAGGTAGTCGGCCCCGAGGGTCCGAAGAGCCCGCTCGGCGCCACGGCGCACCGCGCCCGGCAGGTATCCCAGAAGCGGGCCCGCCGACACCACGTACCGCTCCCGGTCGCGGGCGAGGGCGTCGCGAAGCGCCGGTGTGAGCCCCTTCATCAGCGGGCTCCAGAAGACGTACTGGATGCGCTCCAGCGCCTCGCGGCAACCCGCCTCGTCCAGGCCGAAGGATCCGGAAAGCCCCAGCCGGAACAACTTTCGGCCGAGACTGGGCACCTCGCGGCAGATGAAATCGTTCACGGTTCTTCCCCTTCCGCGACGATCGATCCCCCCTCCGGCGGGAACATGCGGTTGCGAAGGTGCACGGGAAGCGCTGTCCGCGCATCCCTCCCGGATCAGTACCCCCTGCTCGGTATCCACCATTCGAAGTTCCGCGAAGGGGGTTTCGGGGGACGCAGGCGGGATTTCACCCGGTCGAGGAAGAAGGGCTCGAAAACCCCTTTCGTGGGACAGGGAAGCCAGCCGGCAAACTTGTTCTCCGCAAACAGGGTCGCCTGGAACGACGCATCGATGTTCACGGAGGTCCGAAGCTCTTTCTCCCGGGTAAGGACGATGGCGTACGTCCCGAGCAGCTGCCCCAGGACATCGCGGGGGTATTGCAACACGCAAAAGCAGTACGTCGAGTCGTACCTTCCCAGCATGTATTTCCGCAGCTCCAGGCCCGGGTCATCCGCAACGATCCGTCCCGAGTCCTTTTCCATGGTCTTGATTTTCCAGTTCCCTTCCTGGAGAGTGGCCATGACGGCCTCCCAGACTTC
Protein-coding sequences here:
- a CDS encoding HNH endonuclease; this encodes MSSFPDRFPHLHPGESVDNRRLTEIFRCSPQGGLRRSLQTNSLVLIWDTTQSIYLNRWREGIIHYAGIGLVGDQELHRGPNRALSELPVNEVSAFLFARYERGTYTYIGEIEPAGPPIPEHQRDRTGRLRKVWVFPLRLKGGKTPPPIPEWVWDGKRKMQERAAARLPIEKVIRKAREVDRKPGMHTMSVQVYDRDPFVSEYVRRRANGRCELCAKKAPFRDHKGAPYLEMHHVTSLSGGGEDTTGNTVALCPNCHRKMHVLNLPIDAAALRAAGEKNPVIE
- a CDS encoding aldo/keto reductase produces the protein MNDFICREVPSLGRKLFRLGLSGSFGLDEAGCREALERIQYVFWSPLMKGLTPALRDALARDRERYVVSAGPLLGYLPGAVRRGAERALRTLGADYLDVFQLYWLGKMSAFTGAVQAELVKLRDEGKVRAVGVSIHNRKRAGKLAEDSILDLLMIRYNATHPGAEQEIFPHLARRRPAVVAYTATAWRRLLHAPGGWKGPVPTAGDCYRFCLTNPHVDVVLSGPRNVVELRENLAALEKGPLSSGEMTFLREFGEAVRG